One Peromyscus leucopus breed LL Stock chromosome 6, UCI_PerLeu_2.1, whole genome shotgun sequence genomic region harbors:
- the LOC114689226 gene encoding guanylate-binding protein 1-like isoform X1, which produces MDTALKVHMPEPLCLIENEKGQLRPNQKALEILSAITQPVVVVAIVGLYRTGKSYLMNKLAGKNTGFSLGSTVQAHTKGIWMWCVPHPYKKDHTLVLLDTEGLGDIAKGDNQNDSWIFALAVLLSSTFVYNSMGAINQQAMDQLHYVTELTDRIRARSSPDQEDEGEDSAEFVSFFPDFVWSLRDMTLKMEVDGVHVTADEYLENSLKLKEGICKEVEEYNLPRLCIRKFFPKKKCFIFYPPTEWKKLSQLETLQENEIESDFLKQVAEFCLYIFNHCKAKTLPGGIPVNGPRLESLVLTYIEAICNGDVPCMENAVLALAKIENSAAVQKATAHYDQQMSQRVQLPTETLQELLDHHRTCEREAIEIFLSTSFKDEDHSFQKELGSQLEERWDDFCKRNLEASSNHCWELLHNIFRSLEEGVRQGTYYKPGGYCLFVQETEMLKKKYYEEPKKGIQAEEVLQKYLQSKEAVSNAILQTDQSLTKKEKEIEVERKKTESAMAAAKLMEETQKKNEELMEQKERSYQEHMRQLTQKMENDRIQLKAEQERTLALKLQEQKQLLQEGFQEESRKLQEEMKNMEKRYKEKMDHMQAESSKTTVKIMEEMQRNCDQMMENKDKNHQEHVRQLIEKMERDRAQQEKMMTFVLQEREDLKEEIFEERREHQKEMQEIEAKNREIILKLESAQAQSSESMKMLQEMYETNQKSMEQKEKDFLDYLKQMAEQIKADALDQMAKQEKTLINKLEEQGKVFNEKLKNQNEKHEEEIKKMKFDCSVM; this is translated from the exons ATGGACACGGCTCTAAAGGTTCACATGCCAGAGCCCCTGTGTCTCATTGAGAATGAGAAAGGACAACTGAGGCCTAATCAGAAGGCCCTGGAGATCCTGTCGGCCATCAcacagccagtggtggtggtggccatcGTGGGCCTCTACCGCACAGGCAAATCCTACCTGATGAACAAGCTGGCTGGGAAGAACACAG GCTTCTCTCTGGGCTCCACAGTGCAGGCTCATACAAAAGGAATCTGGATGTGGTGTGTACCTCATCCCTACAAGAAAGACCACACACTTGTTCTGCTTGACACTGAGGGCCTGGGCGATATTGCAAAA GGAGACAACCAGAATGATTCCTGGATCTTTGCCCTGGCTGTACTTCTGAGCAGTACCTTCGTGTACAACAGCATGGGAGCCATCAACCAGCAGGCCATGGACCAGCTGCA CTAtgtgacagagctgacagatCGCATCAGAGCAAGGTCCTCACCTGACCAGGAGGATGAAGGGGAGGATTCAGCTGAGTTTGTGAGCTTCTTCCCTGACTTCGTGTGGAGCCTGAGAGACATGACCTTGAAGATGGAAGTAGATGGAGTCCATGTCACAGCAGATGAGTACCTAGAGAATTCGCTGAAACTCAAGGAAG GTATCTGCAAAGAAGTTGAAGAATACAACTTGCCCCGACTCTGTATTCGGAAGTTCTTTCCAAAGAAGAAGTGTTTTATCTTCTACCCACCCACTGAGTGGAAAAAGCTCTCCCAGCTGGAGACACTGCAAGAAAATGAGATCGAGTCTGATTTTCTGAAGCAAGTAGCAGAATTCTGTTTGTACATCTTTAACCATTGCAAAGCCAAAACTCTTCCAGGAGGCATCCCTGTCAATGGCCCAC GACTAGAAAGTCTAGTGCTGACCTATATTGAAGCCATCTGCAATGGAGACGTGCCCTGCATGGAGAATGCAGTCCTGGCCTTGGCAAAGATAGAGAACTCAGCTGCAGTGCAAAAGGCCACTGCCCACTATGACCAGCAGATGAGCCAGAGGGTGCAGCTGCCCACAGAGACCCTCCAGGAGCTACTGGATCATCACAGGACCTGTGAGAGAGAGGCCATAGAAATCTTCCTCAGCACTTCCTTTAAAGATGAAGACCATTCATTCCAAAAGGAATTGGGG TCTCAGCTAGAAGAAAGGTGGGATGACTTTTGTAAACGCAATCTGGAAGCATCATCAAACCATTGCTGGGAACTGCTTCATAATATTTTCAGATCTCTTGAAGAAGGTGTGAGGCAAGGCACTTATTATAAGCCAGGAGGTTACTGCCTCTTTGTTCAGGAGacagaaatgctgaagaaaaagtACTATGAAGAACCAAAGAAGGGCATACAG GCTGAAGAGGTTCTACAGAAGTATTTACAATCCAAGGAGGCTGTTTCTAATGCAATTTTACAGACAGATCAGAGTctgaccaaaaaagaaaaggagattgaAG tGGAGCGTAAGAAAACTGAATCTGCAATGGCTGCTGCAAAACTAATGGaggaaacacagaagaagaatgaggagctgatggaacagaaagaaaggagttaTCAGGAGCACATGAGACAGCTGACTCAGAAAATGGAGAATGACAGAATCCAGCTAAAGGCAGAGCAAGAGCGGACATTAGCTCTTAAACTTCAG GAGCAGAAACAGCTACTCCAAGAGGGGTTCCAAGAAGAGAGCAGAAAACTTCAAGAAGAGATGAAGAACATGGAgaagagatacaaagaaaaaa TGGATCATATGCAAGCTGAATCTTCAAAGACTACAGtaaaaataatggaagaaatgCAAAGGAACTGTGATCAGATGAtggaaaataaagacaagaatCACCAGGAACATGTGCGACAGTTGAtagaaaagatggagagagacagagctcAGCAAGAGAAGATGATGACCTTTGTGCTTCAG GAGCGAGAAGATCTCAAGGAAGAAATctttgaagagagaagagaacatcagaaGGAGATGCAGGAGATAGAGgcaaaaaacagagaaataatccTAAAAT TGGAATCTGCACAAGCTCAGTCCTCAGAGTCAATGAAAATGCTCCAGGAAATGTATGAGACCAATCAGAAGAGtatggaacagaaagaaaaagattttctggATTATTTGAAACAAATGGCTGAGCAGATAAAAGCAGATGCATTGGATCAAATGG